A region of Candidatus Flexicrinis proximus DNA encodes the following proteins:
- a CDS encoding class I SAM-dependent methyltransferase has translation MEILRGKHASNMDAPALAQRLAGYQSIHLDLGTGDGRYAAHIARTHPAAFAIGLDACRENLAQSSRRAPPNTLFVIANASALPVELEGLAASISINFPWGSLVEALLEGQRSLLRGLTRLPHPAPRWTFA, from the coding sequence ATGGAGATTTTGCGAGGCAAACACGCCTCAAATATGGATGCGCCGGCGCTCGCACAGCGCCTGGCCGGATATCAGTCGATTCACCTTGATCTTGGCACCGGGGACGGACGCTATGCCGCGCATATCGCCCGGACGCATCCTGCTGCCTTCGCCATCGGCCTCGACGCCTGCCGCGAGAACCTCGCACAGAGTTCGCGCCGCGCGCCGCCCAATACCCTGTTCGTCATTGCCAATGCTTCGGCGCTTCCCGTCGAGTTGGAAGGACTGGCCGCCAGCATCAGCATCAATTTCCCGTGGGGCAGCCTGGTCGAAGCCCTGCTTGAGGGCCAGCGTTCGCTGCTGCGCGGACTGACACGGTTGCCGCATCCTGCGCCGCGCTGGACGTTCGCCTGA
- a CDS encoding DUF86 domain-containing protein, whose translation MEKIKAYLSGMSEAEFSRSGKTISATAFELLALGEASKTVSERTRRSIRDIPWSDLRLVRNMVAHEHNVLNPRTLWRTLVQDLPQIEDALRDALR comes from the coding sequence GTGGAGAAGATCAAGGCGTATCTGAGCGGGATGAGCGAGGCCGAGTTCAGCCGCAGCGGCAAGACGATATCGGCGACGGCGTTTGAGCTGCTGGCACTGGGCGAGGCGTCGAAAACGGTCAGCGAACGGACACGGCGGTCGATCCGCGATATCCCGTGGTCGGATCTGCGGCTGGTCCGCAACATGGTCGCGCACGAGCACAACGTCCTGAATCCGCGCACGCTGTGGCGCACGCTGGTCCAAGATCTGCCGCAAATCGAGGACGCGCTGCGGGATGCGCTGCGGTAG
- a CDS encoding nucleotidyltransferase domain-containing protein — MTRRRHYQPQNHVYASRSALTRFCHRWVITRLELFGPVLTDHFHLESDIDMLATFRADTQHTLLDLVRMEGELSRVYGRQVDLGDYEAVMLDDNSLRRQDILSTLKVIYEERPSQLGGHAAIGGEDQGVSERDERGRVQPQRQDDIGDGV, encoded by the coding sequence ATGACACGCCGCCGCCACTATCAGCCGCAAAATCATGTATATGCCTCGCGCTCGGCGCTGACGCGGTTCTGCCACCGCTGGGTGATCACGCGGCTGGAGCTGTTCGGCCCGGTGCTGACCGACCATTTTCACCTGGAGAGCGACATCGACATGCTGGCGACATTCCGCGCCGATACGCAGCACACGCTGCTGGATCTGGTGCGGATGGAGGGCGAGCTGAGCCGGGTCTACGGGCGGCAGGTGGACCTGGGCGATTACGAGGCGGTCATGCTGGACGATAACAGCCTGCGGCGGCAGGACATCCTCAGCACATTGAAGGTGATCTATGAAGAGCGACCGAGTCAACTTGGTGGACATGCTGCAATCGGTGGAGAAGATCAAGGCGTATCTGAGCGGGATGAGCGAGGCCGAGTTCAGCCGCAGCGGCAAGACGATATCGGCGACGGCGTTTGA